TGCTGTATGGTTAACTGTGCTTGAGAGAGGAGGTCTCTCTTCAGTGGGATTGACGATGGGGGGCTACCAGCATCTCCACCAGTTCTGCGTACCACGGCTGATTGGGCCATTTCGGTGCCACTAACAGAACAGATTTACTTTCCTCTCTGATTTTGCAAAGCACAAGAGGCAGAAGTTTCCCTGGAGGAAAAGCATAGTTGCTTACTTTCGGGCCAGCTGTGTGCTAGTGCATCCAATCCCAGTGGACagtgtgtcagtgaataaaacagTGGGCGGTGAGTGTTTTCTGCTGATGCCAAGAGATCCACCTCTGCCCTGCCAAATATACTCCAAATCATATTGACTTTAAAAGGGTGTATTCTCCACTCTCCGTGGATTACCCCGCCCCTCGACAGTAAATCCGCACCCTGATTCAGGCGTCTGGGGACATGTACTGCCTGGATGGAGAGGTGACGATCTGCCCACAGAAGAAGGTCTCtcgccagcagcagcagcggccGCGAGCTCACCCCCCCCCTTGGTGATTTATAGATGCTACCACTGTCATGCCGTCCGTCCTGATGACAACATGACGGTGGAGAATGTTCGGGAGAAAGCACTCGAGCGTTAGGTGTACAGCACAGAGCTCCAGACAGTTTATATGCCACAACTTCTGTGTTTGAGACCACGTCCCGAAGGCTGGTCTGCCGTTGCATACGGCTTCCCAGCCCGTGCTCCATGCATCTGTTGTAACAGTCTTTCTCCTGATCACTTGGCCAATAAGAAACACGTCTCCCCAAGACACGCTCGCATATTGATTGAATTCACCTCCACTCTTTGCATATTCAGTCAGCCCTAAAAGCTCTGAAGATGAGCGAGGAGTCTGAGCTTGTCACTGAGCAGCACGCTCAGGGTAGGGCCGTGAATTGGTATGCTATCCCCTCAAATGCAAATCTCAGGAAATGCCTGTGGCGAGGGGCTACCTGAATGTGAAATTAAGCATCCTTTAAATCCACAGAGATAAACCAATCTCTCAGTCTGATGTGGGAGAGGATTTGTCTAAGCGTAATCATTTTGAATGAGCGCTTTGAAAGCGTGCGGTTCAGCGGTCTCAGGTCCAAGATTGGGCGGAGTCCGCCGTCTTTCTTTGGTACCAGAAAATAGCGACTGTAGAAGCCGCTCTCGTGGTCTGCTAGGGGCACTGTCTCTACAGCGCGTTTTGCAAGGAGGTTGTATATTTCCTCTAGTGGAACTGAGGCTTTTCACTCCCGTACAGTGGTCATTTACACACCGTTGAAAAGGGGCAGCCTGCGGAAGAACTGAAGCTTGtagccgttttttttttatttcataacccACTCTGATACCCCTGGCAGTGCCTGCCATGCTTCTGTGACAGCAGGCGAAGCAGTCTGCACACCGTGAGGGATAACTTGCCGTTGGGGGGCGGGGAGTTTAATACCAccgagtgtgagagtgagtgatggGGGAGAGGGGGAGTGAGAGGAGGAGAACTGCTCTGATATTGAGgtgagttttgtatttttttcgaCTTTATTGCACTGCATAGTggaacagacaaacacaaacataacaatTGCTTTTGCCACCTGCAACAGGCAGGGGCGtggtgaacacacactcggagtgAACAGACTTTTTCAGTGACTCGTCTTCGGCGCTGGGTGCAGATTTCCTCCTCCCAGAGACAGCATCAGAAACGCGGCTTTGATTCTTGTGCCGGTGGCCTGCTGTCTCTGTCAGGGTGGGGTCTCTGGCCCTGACTGCGCTTCGGCCAAGACTGTCTTGGTCTCACTGCTGGCTAATGTTCTCGCCGAACAGCAGCAGAAGATGCGGTTTTCCCGCGCGCTGTGCTGAGGATGAGCGGGAACGCACAGGAAGGTTTGCGCCAGCGCATTTTGGCAGGAAGTGACTAATAGCCTTCGACTGTTTCTGTGCTTCGACAAAGCGCTCCGTGAAGGTCTCTACCACTGCTCCGAAGAGACCTGAAGgggctgcgttttttttttttttgattcttttgaGAGAGCCGTGGAGAAAGTTTACAGTGGCGCGACAAGATTCAGAGGGGAGAGGTGCATTGTTCACTCTCCAGTTTGCTGCGGCTGAAGGACAGACATGGGTGGCACCGGCTTCTTCCACAGGGGGGAGTTTAACATACCCCACTTGGTTAGTGCCTTCCACAGAAGACAGGAGGGAGGATCCTGGGTTTTGTGCACTCGACTGGTGAGCGGCGTGTCTTTTCGGCCACAATCCGACTGGGGGTACCACTCATCCAGACGGCTTCTGGCCGGCTAGGCAGGAGGCGCCCACTCCAAACCGAGCTCATCAACTGCCTTGGACAGGACGCTAAGGAGCTTGACATCACTATAATGGAGGTCCCCGGCGACACTACCGTGGGGTTCAGTGTAACCCAGCGGGCTGTTAAACCACTCAAATGCCACCGAAATggcatcatcctcctcttcagcaCCCTGCATGGCACCAAAAGACACCACATCTTGAGCGATGGGGGAGGGGCGGAGAACAGCGGTCTATTAAGCTCCCTGGAAGGGGACCTGTAGCAGGGGGGTGAGGAGCACGTGGGCACTGAGCCGGCGCAGGCTTGTCACCTGACCCTGACATATCCGCATCAGAAGCTCGTGGCACTTTCCTCCTTGGCTCGAAGAGGATGCAGAGGAAGAGCGCAACAGGGCTTGTTGGGCGAGTTCATTGCCTTGGATGATGGGCACATAGAGCTTGAGAGTCCTGAGGCTCATATCTCTGCAGTGGGGGCAGTCCAACCCCCCAAGTTCCGCTTTTGCGTGGGCGCGACCCATCAGAGAGTCATCCTTGTTTATGATGCTCACCGGAACACAGCAGGGGAAGAGAAGGCGTGTCCACTGCAGTGTGTAGATCACGGTGAGTAGTTTTGTTGATAGGCTTCTTACTTCCTGTATAAGGTTGGCTGAAGaaaaagattctgaatggatggCGTACAGTTTCACTGGcgtgattcaataaggcttcagtagtatttggagaAAAGGGAAATCCCCATTGCAatgtagagtgacagaatctaaAGGGAACACGGTAATGGTAATGCCGGCTCGTGGTGATACAATgttgtgtaaagacacaaaatgatcggtctgtgcaagaaactgaacagtatttatatagttttttattaccTTTGGTTCACCTGTATTCCATTTGATTAGTAAACCAAATTTAAACATGACGTTTCAATCTCTAATGGTAATATGTGGAATTTACAGCAAAGCTCCACTAAATACTGTAATAGGGCTAATAAGTGGGGGCATGGTGGAGCTTTGGCGATTGGCGCTTCAGTCAATCTACTCCAGAGTCAATCACGGGCCCTCTCGTTGCTCGGGCCCTGGGGCTTCAGCCCCACCTAGCCCTATTGTTAATCCGGCCCTGAatccgggacacacggcatcacagtatggtggggggcgtaacatttccgtcacacgcttgaggttttcagccaatcacaacgcagtggatagctgaccaatcagcacacaccttgcttttcagaagaataagctttgtaaaaatcgacgcgtttcagaaggcggggcatagagaagaaacaataatgtacactaggtggaaaataatgttttttgaaccttaaacagcataaacatatTGCGttccaccaaatacacaaaataatgttctttttagcaaccacaaatgacccctttaatactgcACGCAAACACAACATTATATTAAGCAACACTGCGGTGAGATTGTGAGGCAAGACATTTGTTTTACTTTACTCATAGACCTGCCAAATGTGTCCACAGAGATAAGATAACACATCTTCTCTTATttcttcatttgttgttttttttttcacattaaacttGTAGGTTTAAAAATAGGTGAGGTAAGATCAGAGTGTGAGAAGGCCAAAAGTAAATGTTGGTATAAAGAACTACTGTTAACATAACATTGCTAATTgctaacaacaaacataaaaagaggaattttaaacaaagcatagaaagaaaaataattttataagcaGTGATCTAAAATGCCCATTTAGGGTGAAATTTGACTGTTAAtgttaaattacaaattttattgtattttgtacagTCTGCTAAATGTGCTAAATGTGCTAAACCTTTAAACTTGAAAAGTAAATCTTATAGACATTGTCAGTTTAGTTCAACATCAGTTTAAAAGCAAACTCTGTTGCAAGAGATGACCTGCTCCACCCAAAGAAATGAAATCTTCACTCTCACTTTCACCAGATATTTCACCGTAATGATATAGCATTAAAACTCTGCTTCTGCCGCACAAATTGTTTAAGGTTATTAGGTCCTTTTGCTACTTTAGACATGAGTCAGTCCTAtatattcattttgatgaatttcATCCCATTCAGTTTCTTGCCGGtaagaaaaagtaattttatcaACTATCATCCATTATTATTGATACCTTATTTTTCAAAGTACTGTGTCTAATATATTGTTATAGAGAGTGCATATAttctttaattttatcatttaatttcctGTGATTCGTTCACCACAGTCAGCGACAGGGAATGAATGTGTGTGCGATCTGAAAAATTTAGATCCTGTATTTCCTAACGATAAACTAACAAAAGTAGAGACCACCGCCTTGAAATGCATAAGGAGCATCACTTCAGAAaaggtacatttttttatttaaacatgtttctttatatttcattcaaataaattctaaatagttttagtaaattcagtcaaattaaattaataatgtaaatgtgcaGATGACTGACTTAGACAGACTTCTGTTGGGTCTAAAACAACGTATGAAGCAACTAGAGGACAATGTGGTCGAGctagaaaaagaaaacagcaaactGTATGCAGCCATGTCTCTGCGCATCATTGAGTTAGAGTATGCCGAAATACAGGACCTCGTCAACAAACTCAACAGGACCACCAACGATTACTATCATCTCAATGTGCAGGCTGCAGCTCAGGTAAGTTGCTGTacaaaaaaagttcttaaaattATAAACAGATCCAAAGAATCATTGCAATGTAAAGTATAATCAcatagagggggaaaaaaatctaatcatttaaattgtaaatgtaaataaacataaacactgaataataataataataataataatagttatgttCAAATAGAGATGAgatataaaacaatgcaaaaaaaaaagtgaaattttaaacaatatgttaatataaattatGCCTTTAATAATTAGTGTTATCTAAATTGACATAAAGGATGGAACGTTTTTTCTgtttacttgtatttttaattgcCTAAATTCTTCTTATTTTCTCCCTTTTTCTTAAAGCTTGAAGATATGAAGAACACAATGGTGGAGTTGTTGAAGTTTGACAAAATGCAAGTGATTAAAAAGAATCGAGAGAACCAAATCAAGAAGAACTTGGAACAGTACAAAGAAGAGCTCAAGGCTTCATCACCACCTCCTACAGTTTCCTTAGGTACGCTAAAGACCTCAATAGCCATTATTAGTCACtagtgttaattaaaaatatagtttttccgATTAAATGTGTTCTTCGTTTGTTCAATCTCAGTATCGATTACCGGTATTTCCTGCTCTGCCTGTTAGCAGGGGCGCAAATCTACGACGCAGCTGCTGAATATAAAGAAGTTACACTTTACCACAATTTGCAGTAGAAGTTGAAAGTGATTAGATAAGAAGAGTGTGTATTACAAATAATGGCTATTGAGGTTTCTTCCCATGTAACACTCTAAAACATACTGTTTAGACCAGTACAGTTCAATTCACAAACTAATGACTCATGTTATTTTACCGAATCAGACATATGGCACAACTACTGTGGTCTGATTCaggaagaaattatttttttgagcCAGTCCTATTGATTaatcattcaaaatgactgaCAATCTTACAGTATGTGTCAAAAAATAGCAATTGAACTGCATAGCTAAAATAATACTAAGCAAATTGACAAATTTGCTTTGTAGCAAGTTTGAAAATCCCTGTATAATTTATAGCTGTGGGAAAGTTCCTTATATATTTAAGCAAAACAGACATTCTAACTGAAATGTACTCAGATGAATCAGAATTGAGAGCTTAATTGTAAATCAGAATGAAATCAAATCAGAAAATGTGCTTTAATACTCAACAGAAATTTTCCAGTTGTAGAAAATTtgtattttcctgttttattcttCTGTGTTTTTAGGCCGCTGTGGTCTGGGTCAAATGGTCAATGTGGCAGGACCTAGAATAACTTCCCCCACGCCATACGGCACCTCCTACCCTTATGGTGCTTGGGGTCGAGATGTGAAGCCCGCTCCAGGAGACGAGAACAAGTACTGGCTGGTGGTGCTGACAAGTAGTAACGTATATGGCTACTATGTCCGCCAGTACAGCACCTTGAGTACTCTTTTATTAGGTTTAGGACCAATAGATACATACATAGCAAGCTCCAATCCCACAACAAACACAATTCAGGGGTCAAACATGGTCATGTACGCCAATGCACTCTACTATAACTGTTACAACACATATTATGTCTGTCAGTTCAACTTGTCGACTCGTTCTGTCAGTACTGTGGCTTTACCTAGTGATACAGGTTACAATAGCAAGTTTCCATTCGGACACCTCGGCACAACATACAGCTATACTGATATGGATTTTGCCACAGATGAATCAGGCGTCTATGTTATATATGCAACCACAAGCAACTTCGGAAATGTGATTATCACTAAAGTCGAGACTAGTAACCCaccagttttcaaaaaaacatggttCACTTCTCTTCTCAAAACCAGTGTGACAAACACCTTCATGGTGTGTGGTGTGCTTTATGCTACTCGTTACCTGGACAAAGACACAGAACAGATCTTTTACTCTTATGACACCAAAACAAAGAAAGAGCGAtatgatttgaaaataaatatcaagAAGATGAAGACTAACATTGAGTATCTTAACTATGACCCGAGAGATCGTTTGCTGTATGTCTACAGTGATGCCTACATTGTAACTTATGAGCTCGTCTTTCAGTAAAgtcccgttcacaccaagaatgataactataaaaataacgatattagcgtccacaccagtgaacaatattgactgtttactCTAAGTGCACGAtaatctgccactttaaattctcaagttagttatagcaggatggattctgattggctgtcaatgtcaaaaaaaattgttctgaaagtaATTCCAACGATATCGCTTCTCTGTGCTTTTATTGTTATAgatgtggtgtggactctgctattctttagaatgatttttagaactatatttttatcattgtctttatagttatcgtccttggtgtgaacgggccatAAGTCTCCATTGACTTGATTTGATACAAGGGATACTGGCTGAATCCTATTTTACACATTGTCTGCACTATATAGTATACAAGATTAAAATTACTGCTTCACAAATGATTGTATGTTGAGCAAAGTATCCCAAAGGTAAAGTATACCAAAGCTTTTAAGACTTAGCAACATGCAAAAGCtttcatgcaaaaacaaacaagcgGACTGTGTTATCAGAACAATTTTATGATACTATGTCCAATTACTAGTTCCCTATCTTACAGTAATTTCAAAAGTACTTTCCTAATCAACAGTGAATTatgtacatttacagtaaataaatattttacatattttaaatgccaGAACTGCTTATTTTGTGGAGGAAAAGCATGTGTTTTTATGTACTAcccattttgtttaataaaataaaatatgaatgaaatattacTGCTGCTGGATAACctacaaatacagatacagaaCATGCTTACATTATACATATGCAGATTTCTaatattaaatacacacaaattGCAAACTTTTCACATATTAATTTTACTTCTTTACTTTCtatattttcattgtaatgtatTCAGTCATTTCAGTTAAAAGTAGTCTTATCTGTGAAGGTGCTTAAATGACGCTGAGTGAAGTTTCAAGCTACCTTAGTTCTTTTAATTCAGATAGATGGTCATGCTGTGACACAGGGGCAGATTTAgggaattgggggccccaggtaaaatataggaatggggccctatacatttgcacagaTTTTCCTtcaaccttgaggttcctttttgttgtgatgcttgctgctgcacaatggtgccccaTAGTTGTGTCCAATGTACATTTTTCATGATCGTTATAATGgctttatttcatgttgtagaccacgataTAGTTAACTGATTTACAGTtgagatacaggttttcacaaaaacaaaataaattatgaaattacaaaattCACAACTGAACGTTTAAACCAGGggtgagtcagaagtataaattatgttaatttaaaacGGGGTTTATGTGTGTGGATTTTCaaattggtctgaacaaaaactacagactggattattgaaaatgaatattcattCTCTGCCAATAGGAGGCACTTTTGTAACATCAGAAATATagaatgagaaaagtgtgaaaaaatatagcctatactgACAtggaaagtccactgatgagtcACCAGCTCTGGAACTTTTCTTCTCACCTGAATGTGCATGCACGCAGCTGCACTGGTGGGCTCCCAGTGTTTTTTATGCACAAATCACTCTACAAGTCATAAGATTGTAGCAAAACTATTACTGCTTAAATACTAATCTGAAATAATCAGGCATGTGATATTCTGAACTGGCAAATGAAAAGGCCTTCTCTTTACAGATAGGATAATGACCATCAAATGCCATGACAACGTAGCATTTTGGCTCTTGCCAGTATGCTAATATTAATCTGTTATCTGTAGTACTGAAATAAATTGTAGCGTTTATAATACAGTAATTAGTAAAGTTGTAGAAAAGGTGAgtttaaaaaaagacactgaCAGTCACAGAGAAGTGCAGTATAAGCATATTTattgaaatgacaaaatttgtCAAAATGGTTAACCTGATTTAAGCACTTTAAAAGTCTCACAATCACATAATGATAGCAAAAAGCTTTAGTTCAACCACTGTgcatattttgagatttttcagCATGCTGTGAAATGCAGACTTTggattgcatatttttttattagctatGTATGAAAGGCCCTCAGCTGAAGGTGTTATATGCTAACAGATAGCCATCATTATACATGTAAAGTCTCCTGTCAACTGGATTGTAGTTCAGATTGGCTATTCCAGCAGAAACCTTCTCAAAAGGCAAAGAAAGAGTGTTTATCTCTTGACCAGTGGTTGTATCGAAAGCGTAAAACACCTCTTCTTGGTAAGTATTAACAAAGCGTGTTGCATACAAGACCCCGCACACCATAAACGTGCTGGTGACGGACCTCTTAAAGAGATGTGTCTTCCAGGTGTGAGTGATATTGAGTGAAAGTGGGTCTAAACGGCTCACAACAATGTTGCCGTGGTTCTCCTCAGTGGCATATATCACCCACACGGCATCTTGATCAGCCTCCAGGTCGATATCGGTCCAATCACGACAGCTGTAGTAGCAGAAAGGGAATTTGTTGTTGATTCCAGCACCATCCAGTTTCATACGCTTGGTTACTTTTGTTGTAATGTCGAAGCTGCAGATTTCAGCAGTGCCGTAGCATTGGTAAAATACAGTATTGTCATACAGAATAGTGCCAGAGCCCTGAACAGCATTCGCGTGGCTGTAGGATGATGCGATGTACTCATCTTTGTAGTTCTTGCTGGCCATGAAATCTTCATATGAGTTGTACATCCTGACTGTGTTGCCAAGCTGGTTTCCGCTCACTAGGCAGTGTTCCCAGTAGCGTTCCTTACTGCCCCGTTTGGCGTCACGACCCCAAGCACCTGAGATATAGGACTTGCTGATGGAATTGAGCTTGGTGACAACTGGAGAACTTATGTTGGACATAATACGCTGATAACAAGTACCTACAAGCAGAGTCGTAATGATTGGTCATATGTTTAAGGTAAGCATTTTACTGCCTATTTCATGAAAAAACCATCAAATCAATCTTCAAAACCCTTGGTTTCTCCACTCACTGAGAGTTGTGTACTTACTTCTGAAGTCGTCGGGTATAGTTTTACAGGTTTGCACTCGGTTGTTGAGGTCACGTAGCCTCGATTTCATTGTCTCTAGATTGAAGATGTTATTTTTGTACATGTTCTCGACATCCTTCCTTGCATTAGTCACCTGAGAGGAACACAAATGATATAATGGTCAACATATTTTcgaatacatttttgttttccatttctaTCAGCTTAGTCTTTTGTTATCTTCGATTAATTTTCATAGAACTTCAGTGATGAATGAACTGTAATCAAAAGatattttctgtcactttaatTTTTTGGAAATGAGCGCAGACTAAATGTGAGCTTCGTGGAACAGTAGATATCCTGaataatgacttttaaaatcagtgtttttcacactgatataaaaaaacttttatcatGTGGCTTTTCAGAAgacttgttatttttaaataaatctacttaaaaaaaatgtacaataaatttaaataaatttaaatataaatattatatgaaaaacctAAACTTTAAAGGAGAAATGTTAACTGgaataaatgactaaaataaagaaataaaaataaactaaagcttaatagaaatagaaatatttgaaaaaaaataaagaaataaatgagacaaaaacatgtaacaaaattactgaaactgaaaaagctaattcaaattattaataaatgctataatagtatataaataatactaaaataacacttttttctACCTCCTTGAGAAGGTCATTTGTCTCTTTGCTGGGGCTTTTCTTCTGAGCATCACTGGCAGTATAATAGATTGCGTCAAGTTCGTCTCTCAGCTGT
The DNA window shown above is from Cyprinus carpio isolate SPL01 chromosome B25, ASM1834038v1, whole genome shotgun sequence and carries:
- the LOC109051159 gene encoding olfactomedin-4-like, which produces MSQSYIFILMNFIPFSFLPSATGNECVCDLKNLDPVFPNDKLTKVETTALKCIRSITSEKMTDLDRLLLGLKQRMKQLEDNVVELEKENSKLYAAMSLRIIELEYAEIQDLVNKLNRTTNDYYHLNVQAAAQLEDMKNTMVELLKFDKMQVIKKNRENQIKKNLEQYKEELKASSPPPTVSLGRCGLGQMVNVAGPRITSPTPYGTSYPYGAWGRDVKPAPGDENKYWLVVLTSSNVYGYYVRQYSTLSTLLLGLGPIDTYIASSNPTTNTIQGSNMVMYANALYYNCYNTYYVCQFNLSTRSVSTVALPSDTGYNSKFPFGHLGTTYSYTDMDFATDESGVYVIYATTSNFGNVIITKVETSNPPVFKKTWFTSLLKTSVTNTFMVCGVLYATRYLDKDTEQIFYSYDTKTKKERYDLKINIKKMKTNIEYLNYDPRDRLLYVYSDAYIVTYELVFQ
- the LOC109051161 gene encoding olfactomedin-4-like; this translates as MLSYLLVLTVIVTAEAQKIQGVQKDDSCVCKLSSSIWAFPTVRFEGVQKQLQTCEENVLQFIKKVKDGDVQLPMMERTLKNIKTRLKRFEYLNTSGLYNSLHLQQLRDELDAIYYTASDAQKKSPSKETNDLLKEVTNARKDVENMYKNNIFNLETMKSRLRDLNNRVQTCKTIPDDFRSTCYQRIMSNISSPVVTKLNSISKSYISGAWGRDAKRGSKERYWEHCLVSGNQLGNTVRMYNSYEDFMASKNYKDEYIASSYSHANAVQGSGTILYDNTVFYQCYGTAEICSFDITTKVTKRMKLDGAGINNKFPFCYYSCRDWTDIDLEADQDAVWVIYATEENHGNIVVSRLDPLSLNITHTWKTHLFKRSVTSTFMVCGVLYATRFVNTYQEEVFYAFDTTTGQEINTLSLPFEKVSAGIANLNYNPVDRRLYMYNDGYLLAYNTFS